Genomic DNA from Mycolicibacterium helvum:
CTTCGGACACCCGCGGCAGGTCTTCGGGCTTGGTGCGCACCCGGACGACCCACTGGCACTCGCCGTACACCCGGGGATTCACCAGCCCCACCACGCGAATGACGCCATCGCGGCGCAACGTCCGATAGCGGCGCGCCACCGTCTGTTCAGGCGCACCGACGATTTCACCGATCCGGTGGAACGACGCACGTGGTGCCAGCTGAAGCGCGTGCAGAATCTGGCCGTCCAACGGCGAAAGCATGAAGAAAATGATACGGACTCGACCGATTAGGTGCCGATTTGTGCGACATTTCGCCGTTAGAGGCGCCAATTCTGTGCCTTGGAGTTGAGGCTGGGGATGAAACAACGCAATCGAAGGAAGTGTCATGAAGATCGGTATCGGCCTGCCGAATCACATCGCAGGCGTCGACGGATCGGTGATCGTTCCGTGGGCGCGGCGTGCCGAGGAACGGGGCTTTGAATCTGTCACGACGATCGACCGGCTGCTGTATCCGAGCTTGGATTCGGTCATCGCCCTGTCGGTCGCGGCCGGTGCCACCAGTGAACTCGGCCTGGTCACGAATGTGCTTCTCACGCCGCTCTATTCGCCACGCGTACTCGCCAAGCAGCTGGCTAGCTTGGCCGCGTGCGCGGGGGATCGAATCACGGTCGGTATCGGAGTCGGGTCACGTCCTGACGACTATGCCGCGGTGGGCGTCGACTTTGGCAAGCGGGGCCGTGTCCTCGACGAGCAGATCGCGGTCATGCGCGATGACTGGAGTGGCGACACGGCGTTATGCCCTGCGCAGGTGAAGATTCCGCTGCTCTTCGGCGGCCGGTCGGAGGCCACGATCAGGCGGGCCACCACGCTCGGCGACGGCTGGGTGGCCGGGGCGCTGCGTGACTTCCCGGCGCAGTCGGCATTCGCCGACCGGATCCGCACCGGCTGGACGGCGGCTGGTCGGCCCGGGCTTCCGCAGATCCACGCGTCCGTGAACTTTGCGCTGGGCGACGCCGACACGGTGCAGTCCGGCCGCGACCATCTGGCCCGCTACTACGGGTTCAAGCCGGACTACGCGAAACTCAACGTAGACGACATGGTGAGCGGCGCCGACGACGCGCGGACCACCGTCCGTGCCTACGCCGATCTAGGCTTTGACCGGCTGTTGTTCCACCCGGCCGTCGCATCGCTGGACCAGGTCGACATGCTCGCCGACGCACTCCTGTAGTTCGGCCGGGCGAGGATAGCCCGAGAGGCCGGCCGATCGAGTTCACCCGAGGCGGGGGATCACCTCGTCGCCGAGTCGCTTGACCCAACCCTGCGGGTCGGGATTGCCGGGTATCGGCCCGGTGGTGATCAAATCGACGCCCAGTTCCGAATATCGGTCCATGGTCCGCAAGTACTCATCGACGTCGCTGAAGGGGTCGTTGATATAGGCAGCGGTGAAACGAATTTCATCAATGTTGCGCCCGACCGCATCACAGTGGCGACGTAGCACGTCGACCTTGTGTGGCAGCTCGTCGAGGGAGGCTGAGGTGTGCCATGCATCGGCATACTGAGCGACCAGGCGCAGCGTCTTTTTCTCGCCGGAGCCGCCGATGAGAATCGGAGGTCTGCGGATCGGCTGTGGCTGACAGATAGTCTCGGCGAGCTGAAAATGCTTGCCCTCGTACGGCCCGTCGTCGTCGCTCCACATCTGCAGGCAGATCTGCAAGGTCTCCTCGAGCATCTCGAACCGCTGGCTCAGCGACGGGTACGGAATGCCGAGGGCGAGATGCTCGCGCTCGTACCAAGCCGCACCAAGGCCGAGCATCGTCCGTCCGCCGGCCAGCACATCCAGTGTGGTCACCGTCTTGGCCAATACGCCAGGATGCCGGTAGGTCACCCCGGTGACCAACATGCTGAGCGTGATGCGTTCGGTGACACCGGCCAGGTAGCCCAGGGTCGTGTAGCCCTCCAGGAACGGGTCGGTTGCCCTTCCCAGATCCTCCATCTGAAAGAAGTGATCGGCCAGCGTGAGCACTTCCACGCCGGCGTCGTCGGCCGCCTTGGCGGTGGATACCAACGTGGGCCCCAATCGCTCCGGCGCGCCGGGCAGGAAGTCGACGTAGTGAACTCCTAATTGCATTGCAATACCTCGTCTTTCATTCATCGAGTCGGCCGAGCAGGGTCAACGCCTGGTTGATCACCTGGCGTTCGTCCTCGGTGTAGCGGTCCTGCATGGCCCGCACCAGCCACTCCTCACGCGCCTTGCGGTCGTTTTCAGCGCGGCGACGGCCGAGGGCGGTCAGCGTGATGATCTGGCGACGGCCGTCATGGGGATCAGGCGTGCGGTCGATCAACTCGTGCCGGTCCAGACCCGCCACGGTGGTCGCCATCGATTGCGGGCGGACCCGTTCCGCGCCCGCGAGCTGGCTGGT
This window encodes:
- a CDS encoding LLM class flavin-dependent oxidoreductase, whose amino-acid sequence is MKIGIGLPNHIAGVDGSVIVPWARRAEERGFESVTTIDRLLYPSLDSVIALSVAAGATSELGLVTNVLLTPLYSPRVLAKQLASLAACAGDRITVGIGVGSRPDDYAAVGVDFGKRGRVLDEQIAVMRDDWSGDTALCPAQVKIPLLFGGRSEATIRRATTLGDGWVAGALRDFPAQSAFADRIRTGWTAAGRPGLPQIHASVNFALGDADTVQSGRDHLARYYGFKPDYAKLNVDDMVSGADDARTTVRAYADLGFDRLLFHPAVASLDQVDMLADALL
- a CDS encoding LLM class F420-dependent oxidoreductase, with product MQLGVHYVDFLPGAPERLGPTLVSTAKAADDAGVEVLTLADHFFQMEDLGRATDPFLEGYTTLGYLAGVTERITLSMLVTGVTYRHPGVLAKTVTTLDVLAGGRTMLGLGAAWYEREHLALGIPYPSLSQRFEMLEETLQICLQMWSDDDGPYEGKHFQLAETICQPQPIRRPPILIGGSGEKKTLRLVAQYADAWHTSASLDELPHKVDVLRRHCDAVGRNIDEIRFTAAYINDPFSDVDEYLRTMDRYSELGVDLITTGPIPGNPDPQGWVKRLGDEVIPRLG
- a CDS encoding MarR family winged helix-turn-helix transcriptional regulator gives rise to the protein MGKVDESSIRAARDLRVVFSRLRRRLREVATADDITAPQMAVLVRLFKEGPASTSQLAGAERVRPQSMATTVAGLDRHELIDRTPDPHDGRRQIITLTALGRRRAENDRKAREEWLVRAMQDRYTEDERQVINQALTLLGRLDE